In the Brevundimonas mediterranea genome, GCTGATCTTCCTGCGCGAGGTCTATGTGCCGTGGCTGTTCGCCAAACTGGCGTTCGTCGCGATGCTGGTGATGGCCCATGGCTGGATTGGCCACACCCTCGCGCGGATCGGCGAAGACCCTGACGAACACACCCCGCCCCGGGCCTATATCCCGATCGCCCTGGTTCTCTTGCCGATGTTGATGATCCTCACCCTGGTGTTGGCCAAGCCGACGCTGGCCTGGGTCGTCCTGCCGGACTGGCTGACGGAACCCCGGAGCGGTCAGCTCTTGTTCGACACGCCCAGTCGATAGTCGAAGACGAGTTTGCCGCCATGCCAGCCCGTTACCGCCACCACCCCGACACACAGGGCCGAGAGCAGGATGCCGTAAGGCAAAACGGCCGTCTCATATCCATAGAGACGATGCCCCCAGTTCGCCCCGAGCAGCGCCAGCAAGGTCACCGCGATGATGAAATGGGTCCAGGCCGGAGCCCGCGCCCGGATGCCCGACACCATCAGCAGTTCGGCCGTTCCGGAAACGCCCGCCAACATGCCGAACAGAAAACCCGTGCCGGCGGACCACAGGGCGGCCCGGGCCCAGAAGCCGTCGCCCGTCCACCAGTACAGGGCGTCCGCGCCCAGGGTGCAGAAGGTCAGGGCCACGGGGAAGGCGACGCTCATCGCATGAATCGGGTGACCGAACACCGCGACGCGCGACTCGGTCGCGGAAAATCCGGGCGCGGCCGCAATCGGGTCGATCAGGGCCTCGGCTTCCTCTTCGATCTTGTCCGTCATTTCCCGTCCCTGCCGCGTCCCATGGTGGTTCTGACAACGGCGCTGGCGCTGGCGGGTTGCGAGGGGGCCCTGTCGACCGTCGATCCGGCCGGCCCCGCCGCCCGCACCATCGCCCAGATCTGGTGGGTGATGCTGATGGGGGCCGTCGCCATCTTCGCCCTCGTGATGGCCCTGGTCGCGCTGGCGTTCCGGGCGCGCGGCCCCGTTGACGAGACGCGGCACGAGCGCCTGTGGGTGATCAAGCTGGGCATAGCCTTTCCGGTCGTCGTGCTGCTGGCCCTTCTCGCCTATGGGCTGGCGGCGGGCGAGCGATTGCTGCCCAGGCAGGGCGCGGATGTCGTCCGCGTCGGCGCCGAGGCCCGCCGGTCCGCCTGGGCCTTCAGCTACGCTGATGTTGCGGGGCTGAGGACCGACCAAGTGCTGCACATTCCCGCCGGGCGGCCCGTCGATGTCGCGATCACCTCCACGGACGTGATCCACAGCTTCTGGGCGCCGCGTCTGGCCGGCAAGATCGACGCCATTCCCGGCCATGTGAACATCCTGCGCATCGAGGCCGACGCCCCCGGCGTCTATGCCGGCCGAAGCGCCGAGTTCAGCGGCGTCGGCTACGACGATTTCGCCTTCACCGTGGTCGCCCACGACCCCGCCTCCTGGGAGCGCTTCGTCCGAAGCGGCACGCCATGAACATGCTCCAGCGCCACCGCCGCCTGACCGAAATCTGGTCGTCCGAACCCGGCGCTCGCGGCCTGTTCTCGACCGTCAACCACACCGACCTCGGCCGGATGTTCCTGGCCGTGTCCTTCTTCTTCTTCCTGGTCGGCGGCGTGCTCGCCATGCTGATCCGAGCCCAGCTGGCGACGCCCCACTCGGCCTTCGCCGGGCCGGAGATCTACAACCAGATCTTCACCATGCACGGGACCATCATGATGTTCCTGTTCGCCATCCCGACGTTCGAGGGACTGGCGATGTATCTGCTGCCCAAGATGCTGGGCACGCGCGATCTCGCCTTCCCCCGCCTCTCCGCCTACGGCTTCTGGTGCTATGTCTTCGGCGGGACGATGCTGCTGGTGTCGATGGTGCTGGGCATCGCGCCGGACGGCGGGTGGTTCATGTATCCCCCGCTGACCGGACCGATCTACTCGCCGGGCATCAACACGGATTTCTGGCTGATCGGCATTACCTTCGTCGAGATTTCGGCCATTGCGGCGGCGGTCGAGATCACCGTCTCGATCCTCAAATACCGCGCCCCCGGCATGTCGCTGGACAAGATGCCGATCTTCGCCTGGTACGCCCTGGTCACCGCCCTGATGATCCTGACCGGCTTTCCGCCGCTGATCCTGGGCTCGATCCTGCTGGAGTTGGAACGGGCGTTCGGACTGCCCTTCTTCCAGGCCGAGTTCGGCGGCGACAGCCTGTTGTGGCAGCACCTGTTCTGGCTGTTCGGCCACCCGGAGGTCTACATCATCTTCCTGCCGGCGGCGGGGGTGATCTCGACCATCCTGCCGGTCATGTGCCGCACGACCCTGCTCGGCTATGGCTGGATCGTGGCCTCGGCCACGGGGCTGGCCTTCCTGTCGTTCGGCATCTGGGTCCACCACATGTTTACGACCGGCATCCCGCATATGGGGCTGGCCTTCTTCTCTGCGGCCTCGACCCTGGTCGCGGTGCCGACGGGCGTTCAGTTGTTCGCCTGGATCGGGACCATGTGGAAGGGCAGGCCCAGCCTGCGCATGCCGATGCTTCACCTGCTCGGCTTCTTCTTCACCTTCGTGATCGGGGGGCTGACCGGGGTCATGGTCGCTGTGGTTCCGTTCGACTGGCAGGCGCACGACACCGCCTTCATCACAGCCCACCTCCACTACGTCCTGTTCGGCGGCTTCGTCTTTCCGATCCTGGCCGGGCTCTACTACTGGATGCCCCACGTCAGCGGCCGTGCGCGGTTCTTCCGGCTGGGCGAGCTGGCCTTCGCCCTGGTCTTCATCGGCTTCCACGTCACCTTCCTGGCCATGCACTGGGTCGGTCTGCTGGGCCAGCGGCGGCGGATCTCGACCTATCTGCCGGAGGACGGCTGGACGACCGTCAACCTGATCTCGTCGATCGGCAGTTTCGTGCTGGCCATCGGCATCGCCATGGTGATCGTCGATCTGGTGCTCCACGCCTTCACCGCGCGACGCAGCCGTCGCGACCCCTGGCAGGCCGGAACCCTGGAGTGGGCGATGATGACGCCGCCGCCGGCCTATAATTTCGCCAGCCTGCCCCATGTCGACAGCCGTCAGCCGCTCGCCGACGATCCAGAGCTGACGCTCCGCCTTGCGCGCGGTGAAGGCTATCTCTCGGAACCCGAACAGGGGTGGCGCGAAAGCCTGACGGTCGAGGTCGCGACCGGCAAGCCGGACTTTCACATCATCTACCCGACCAACACCCGCCTGCCGATCCTGATGGCGGCGGTCACCGGGGTGTTCTTCGTCTCCCTGTTGCTGAAGTTCTACTGGACGGTTCCGCTGGCGGTGGTCGGGGTGACGATCCTGGCGTGGCGCTGGGCCTGGTCGCTGGGACGCACGACCGATCTGCCCCCTCGGTCGATCGGTCGCGGCCTGACGCTGCCCAACGCCACCCAGGTCAGCCGTTCGCCCAGCTGGTGGGGGTCGGCCCTCCTGCTGACGGCCAATGCGACCTTCTTCGGCTCGCTGCTGTTCGGCTTCGCCTTCCTGTGGACGGTCGCCCCGTCCTGGCCGCCGCCCGCCTGGTTGACGTCGTCGGCGCCGGAGCTGGCGCTGGGCGTCATCGGGGCCGGGCTTGGCGTGGTGGCGATCCGACGCGCCGCGCGGACCAATCGAGAGGGCCAGGACGCCCGGCCTTGGCTGGGCCTGACCTTCGTCGCCGCCCTGGGGGTTGCGGCGGCGGCGGGCGGGGTGGTCCTGCGGGCCCCGACGCCCGGCGACCACGCCTATGGAGCGACGCTCCTGGTGCTCGGATCCTACGCCCTGTTTCACGCCGTCCTGGCGGCCCTGATGGCCGCCTTCCTCACCGCCCGCGTCGTCAGGGGCTTCACCTCGCCCAGCCGTCAGGCCGAATTCCCGGTGGTGACCCTTTGGGTCGACTACCTGGCCGGCGCCTCGACGCTGATCCTCGTCGTCGCCCATCTTCCGGGATTGCTGACGTGAAGGATATCCTGCGCATCCTGGTCGCGCCCCTGGTCTGGCTGGCCAGCTTCAGCGCGGTCTACGGCCTGCACGGGCTGATCTGCGGACACGGGATCGGCGGGTCGGCTTTCGGCCTGGTCTCCGTCCCGCGCCTGCTGATGGGGGGCGCCTATGGGCTGGCGGTGCTGCTGCAGGTGGGTCTGATCCTGGCCCTTCACGCCGCGCGCTTCAGTTCGCCCTCGCCGTTCGTGCGCTTCGTCAGTCGCGCCACAGCCTGGGTGGGACTGATCGCGGCGGTCTGGACGCTGTTGCCGACGTTGGTCACGACCTACTGCCTTTAACGAGCCGACAGCGAGCGATAATCACCGACTTGATCTGGATCAGATCGTCTCCCGACCTTGCCCCTAGTATCCAGGGCTCGAAGCGCGGGACAGGACGATGCGTCATTTCATCGACACGCAAGATTTCACGAGCACCGAGCTCCGGTCGCTGCTGGAGCTGACCGGCCTGCTCAAGGCCGCCGACAGACAGGGAGGCTTGCCGCCTCTGCTGGCGGGGGCCTCCCTCGGGATGATCTTCGAGGAGCCTTCGACCCGAACCCGTATCTCGTTCGAGGTCGCCATGACGCGGCTCGGCGGGCACGCCCTCTATCTGAAGCCCGGGGAGATTCACCTCGGCGTTCGCGAGAGCATCAAGGACACCGCCCGGGTGATGAGCCGGATGGTCGACGCCATCGAGGCGCGGACCCTGAAACACGCCACGGTGACCGAATTGGCGCGCTGGGCGACCGTCCCGGTGATCAACGGCCTGACCGACTACAATCACCCGACCCAGGTGCTGTGCGACGTCTTCACCATGATCGAGCACAGTCCGGCCGGGAAACGGCTCGAGGATTTGCGGGTCGCCTTCATCGGCGATGCGACCAATGTCTGCTCGTCGCTGATGATGATCTGCACCCGGCTGGGCCTGAACTTCACCCACTGCGCGCCCGCCCGCTACCAGGCCCCCGAGGCGTGGCAGGCGATCGCCCGGGCCAACTGCGCTGCGTCCGGCGGCTCCTTCACGGTCGCCGAGGATCCGCAGGCCGCCGTGGCCGAGGCGGATTTCGTCTATACAGACCTGTGGTGGTGGGTCGGTCAGGAGGCCGAAATCCCTGAGCGCACCGCCGCCTTCATGCCTCGCTACCAGATCAATGAGGCCTTGCTGGCCCATGCCCCGGCGCACGCCAAATTCATGCACTGCCTGCCCGCCTCGCGAGGCGTCGAGGTGACGGACGCCGTGATGGATGGCCCTCGCTCGATCATTTACGACCAGTCCGAGAACCGGCTGCACGCGGAAAAGGCCATTCTCGCCGCCTTCGTCGCCCCGCGCCTGAAGCCGCGGTCGGCCGCGCGCTCGCATTGGCATGCCGGGCGCATCGCAGAGTTTCTCAAGCACCATCCCCTCACCGAGCCGGCTTCGCCGGCTCTCCTGTCGGAGGTCGACCGCCATGTCTGACGCTGTTTCCGCCACGCCGCGCCCGCGCTTCAAGCGCGTCATGGGCCTGTTCGACGTCACCCTGTTCACCGTCTGCGCCATCCTGGTGATCGACACCCTGGCCGCATCGGCGGCGATCGGCCCCTCGGCCCTGTCGTGGTGGGTGATCACCTTCCTGCTGTTCTTCATCCCCTACGGCCTGATCACCGCTGAACTGGGGGCGGCCTATCCCGGCGAGGGCGGCATCCAGCAATGGATCCGGCGCGCCTTCGGCGATCGCTGGGCGGCGCGCACGACCTGGTACTACTGGGTCAACGTCGCCCTGTGGATGCCGTCGGGATACATCCTGATGGCCGGAATGATCGCCCAGATCACCGGCGTCGAGATGAGCCTGTGGGGCAAGATCGGCATCGGGATCGGGGCCACCTGGCTGACCGTCCTGATCGGCGTCACCAGCCTGGCGACGGCCAAATGGGTGCCCAATCTGGGGGCGGTCATCAAGGCCGCCATCATGCTGCTGATCGGCGGTGCGGGGATCTACGTCCTGACCACCCGGGGACCGGCCAACGACCTGTCCTGGCCGAGCCTGATCCCGCAATGGGGCGCCGGTCTCGCCTTCCTTCCGGTCATTGTCTACAATTTCATGGGCTTCGAACTGGTCTCGGGGGCCGGCGAAGAGATGCGCAACCCCGCCCGCGACGTGCCGATCGCGGTCATCACGGCCGGCCTGCTGATCTCGGGCTTCTACCTGCTGGCGACCTTCGGCATTCTCGTGGCCCTGCCCGTCAAGGACATCGGCCTGATCGAAGGCCTGCTCGACACCCTGAGGTCGCTGATGGCCGGGGCTCCGGGGCTGGACGTGATCATCCCCCTCATCGGCGTCGGGGCGGTCTTCACCATCCTGGCCAATCTGGTCACCTGGTCCATGGGCGCCAACCGCACCGCCCAGGCCGCAGCGGCCGACGGCGAACTGCCGACCGTGTTCGGGCGGCTGCGCAAGTCCAACCAGACCCCGGTCGGAGCCTATCTCCTCACCGGCCTGGTCTCGACCTTCGTGATCGTCGTCTATGGCGTCTTCGCCAGCAGCGCCGAGGACCTGTTCTGGTCGCTGTTCGCCTTCAGCTCGGTCATCTTCCTGCTGCCCTATCTGGTCCTGTTCCCCGCCTTCCTGCGTCTCCGAGCCCGCGACGCGGAGACGCCCCGTCCCTACCGGGTTCCCGGGGGCGCGATCGGGGCCAGCGTCATGGCGCTGGTCTGCACCCTGTTCATCGTTCAGGCGATCTTCTTCTTCCTCTGGGTTCCAGGACAGCCGGTGGATTGGCGCAAGACCGGCCCGATCCTGACCGGCGTGCTGCTGATCCTGGGGCTCGGCGAGATCGTCATCGGCGTGATGAAGGCCAACCGGCGCGGACCGCCCCCCCCGGCCCGGTCCGCTGAACCCACCCTCTCGTTTCCGAAAAGGTCCGCCATGTCTGAGGTTCTCGACACCACGCCCCGCGCCGACGGGTTCCGAATGCCCGCCGAATGGGAGCCCCATATCGGTTGCTGGATGCTGTGGCCCGAACGGTCGGACAACTGGCGGGGCGGCGCAAAGCCGGCCCAGCACGCCTTCGCTGCGGTGGCGGCCGCGATCGCCGAAGGCGAGCCGGTGACGGTCTGCGTCTCGCCCGCCCAGTATGTGATCGCGCGCGCCATGCTCGCGCCGACCGTGCGGGTCGTGGAAATGACCAGC is a window encoding:
- the ctaD gene encoding cytochrome c oxidase subunit I yields the protein MNMLQRHRRLTEIWSSEPGARGLFSTVNHTDLGRMFLAVSFFFFLVGGVLAMLIRAQLATPHSAFAGPEIYNQIFTMHGTIMMFLFAIPTFEGLAMYLLPKMLGTRDLAFPRLSAYGFWCYVFGGTMLLVSMVLGIAPDGGWFMYPPLTGPIYSPGINTDFWLIGITFVEISAIAAAVEITVSILKYRAPGMSLDKMPIFAWYALVTALMILTGFPPLILGSILLELERAFGLPFFQAEFGGDSLLWQHLFWLFGHPEVYIIFLPAAGVISTILPVMCRTTLLGYGWIVASATGLAFLSFGIWVHHMFTTGIPHMGLAFFSAASTLVAVPTGVQLFAWIGTMWKGRPSLRMPMLHLLGFFFTFVIGGLTGVMVAVVPFDWQAHDTAFITAHLHYVLFGGFVFPILAGLYYWMPHVSGRARFFRLGELAFALVFIGFHVTFLAMHWVGLLGQRRRISTYLPEDGWTTVNLISSIGSFVLAIGIAMVIVDLVLHAFTARRSRRDPWQAGTLEWAMMTPPPAYNFASLPHVDSRQPLADDPELTLRLARGEGYLSEPEQGWRESLTVEVATGKPDFHIIYPTNTRLPILMAAVTGVFFVSLLLKFYWTVPLAVVGVTILAWRWAWSLGRTTDLPPRSIGRGLTLPNATQVSRSPSWWGSALLLTANATFFGSLLFGFAFLWTVAPSWPPPAWLTSSAPELALGVIGAGLGVVAIRRAARTNREGQDARPWLGLTFVAALGVAAAAGGVVLRAPTPGDHAYGATLLVLGSYALFHAVLAALMAAFLTARVVRGFTSPSRQAEFPVVTLWVDYLAGASTLILVVAHLPGLLT
- the aguA gene encoding agmatine deiminase; its protein translation is MSDAVSATPRPRFKRVMGLFDVTLFTVCAILVIDTLAASAAIGPSALSWWVITFLLFFIPYGLITAELGAAYPGEGGIQQWIRRAFGDRWAARTTWYYWVNVALWMPSGYILMAGMIAQITGVEMSLWGKIGIGIGATWLTVLIGVTSLATAKWVPNLGAVIKAAIMLLIGGAGIYVLTTRGPANDLSWPSLIPQWGAGLAFLPVIVYNFMGFELVSGAGEEMRNPARDVPIAVITAGLLISGFYLLATFGILVALPVKDIGLIEGLLDTLRSLMAGAPGLDVIIPLIGVGAVFTILANLVTWSMGANRTAQAAAADGELPTVFGRLRKSNQTPVGAYLLTGLVSTFVIVVYGVFASSAEDLFWSLFAFSSVIFLLPYLVLFPAFLRLRARDAETPRPYRVPGGAIGASVMALVCTLFIVQAIFFFLWVPGQPVDWRKTGPILTGVLLILGLGEIVIGVMKANRRGPPPPARSAEPTLSFPKRSAMSEVLDTTPRADGFRMPAEWEPHIGCWMLWPERSDNWRGGAKPAQHAFAAVAAAIAEGEPVTVCVSPAQYVIARAMLAPTVRVVEMTSNDSWIRDCGPTFVVNDQGVVRGVDWKFNAWGGLTDGLYFPWDQDDLVGEKVIELERDDRYAPDFVLEGGSIDVDGEGTVLATEECLLNPNRNPGKTREEIEQSLRDYLGVETVLWLEHGVYLDETDGHVDNMCRFVAPGEVVLTWTDDRADPQYARSAAALERLAGYRDARGRPLQVHKLHQPAPVLITAEEAAGVDKVAGTLPREPGDRMAASYANFYIANAVVVAPAFGDPQDAPAMETLARLFPNRRILSVPAREILLGGGNIHCITQQEPLGARERAASRPR
- a CDS encoding CopD family protein, whose amino-acid sequence is MIDWLAPAVPLFKAAHIVALVIWCGGLLALPLMLTRHDPNISIEDYRVVRNASHLTYTMCVTPAAVIAVIAGTWLIFLREVYVPWLFAKLAFVAMLVMAHGWIGHTLARIGEDPDEHTPPRAYIPIALVLLPMLMILTLVLAKPTLAWVVLPDWLTEPRSGQLLFDTPSR
- a CDS encoding cytochrome c oxidase subunit II: MVVLTTALALAGCEGALSTVDPAGPAARTIAQIWWVMLMGAVAIFALVMALVALAFRARGPVDETRHERLWVIKLGIAFPVVVLLALLAYGLAAGERLLPRQGADVVRVGAEARRSAWAFSYADVAGLRTDQVLHIPAGRPVDVAITSTDVIHSFWAPRLAGKIDAIPGHVNILRIEADAPGVYAGRSAEFSGVGYDDFAFTVVAHDPASWERFVRSGTP
- a CDS encoding DUF2231 domain-containing protein, which gives rise to MTDKIEEEAEALIDPIAAAPGFSATESRVAVFGHPIHAMSVAFPVALTFCTLGADALYWWTGDGFWARAALWSAGTGFLFGMLAGVSGTAELLMVSGIRARAPAWTHFIIAVTLLALLGANWGHRLYGYETAVLPYGILLSALCVGVVAVTGWHGGKLVFDYRLGVSNKS
- the ptcA gene encoding putrescine carbamoyltransferase; the encoded protein is MRHFIDTQDFTSTELRSLLELTGLLKAADRQGGLPPLLAGASLGMIFEEPSTRTRISFEVAMTRLGGHALYLKPGEIHLGVRESIKDTARVMSRMVDAIEARTLKHATVTELARWATVPVINGLTDYNHPTQVLCDVFTMIEHSPAGKRLEDLRVAFIGDATNVCSSLMMICTRLGLNFTHCAPARYQAPEAWQAIARANCAASGGSFTVAEDPQAAVAEADFVYTDLWWWVGQEAEIPERTAAFMPRYQINEALLAHAPAHAKFMHCLPASRGVEVTDAVMDGPRSIIYDQSENRLHAEKAILAAFVAPRLKPRSAARSHWHAGRIAEFLKHHPLTEPASPALLSEVDRHV